A DNA window from Undibacterium sp. YM2 contains the following coding sequences:
- a CDS encoding efflux RND transporter permease subunit: MNFSALSIKNPIPAIMLFILLTLAGILSFRSTIVQDFPDIELPIVTVSAPLSGAAPAQLETEVARKIEDAVASLQGVKNVYTKVLDGDVEVTVEFVLEKVISDAVNEVRDAVATVRADLPSEMRDPTVTKASTAGRVIMTYTVEAAEDGKDSKVVAGESSKPDEQELSWFVDNTVAKRLRAVPGVGAVRRMGGVSREVRVELDTDKMAALNVAAVDVSRRLKLVQQEAPGGRGDVSGAEQSVRTIATVKTAAELAVLDIPLPDGRHIRLDQVARVLDTVSEPRSVATLDGKPVVGFEVFRTKGASEVDVARGSHAAVDELQAAHPNMKFHEAIDNAQPVEENFDGSMDLLYEGALLAILVVFWFLRDWRATLVAAAALPLSVIPTFLGLKYFGYTLNTVTLLSLALVVGVLVDDAIVEIENIARHLHMGKTPMEAATEAADEIGMAVIATTFALVAVFLPTAFMGGVPGLFFKQFGWTAVIAILASLVVARLLTPMMAAYIMKSPKPGKSGEHGQADGWLMTRYMKTMQWCLRHRFITMAAATVFFVCSIALVGLLPTGFVPSADRAQTQVNIELPPGSTLAETRAVAEQARIAIMKNKEIINVFSSIGGGSSGDAFAPGAAAEARRAVLTVTAVHRNKRKDSIADIDAKIRTGIADISGARFTVGPPDTGVKMQLVLQSEDPLALLEAAQKVERELRTLKGVGNVSSSASLVRPEIIVRPDSARAADLGVTASSIGETVRVATAGDYDQALPKLNLSQRQVPIRVKLPDSFRANLAEIERLTVPGKNGPVMLGSVATVTMESGPAQIDRLNRKRNVTLDVELGSRQLGEVNEEARALPSMKNLPPSVSIAELGDAQEMQALFASFGIAMLIGVLCIYGVLVLLFKDFLQPVTILAALPLSIGGAFVALLVTGRALSMPSMIGLIMLMGIVTKNSILLVDYAVLAREAGMSRFDALVDACHKRSRPIIMTTIAMGAGMMPLALGWGADPSFRSPMAIAVIGGLITSTLLSLLVVPAVFTYIDDFEHLLGKIRRKLSGKSAAAIATEAS, from the coding sequence GTGAACTTTTCTGCCCTCTCCATTAAAAATCCCATACCGGCGATCATGCTGTTTATCTTGCTGACGCTGGCAGGGATATTGTCGTTTCGCTCTACCATAGTCCAGGATTTCCCGGATATTGAATTACCCATCGTCACCGTCAGCGCACCTTTGTCTGGTGCCGCACCGGCGCAGCTGGAAACTGAGGTCGCCCGCAAGATAGAAGATGCAGTCGCTTCACTGCAAGGCGTAAAAAACGTTTACACCAAAGTGCTCGATGGTGATGTTGAAGTCACGGTCGAATTCGTTTTGGAAAAAGTGATTTCAGACGCAGTCAATGAAGTGCGTGATGCAGTGGCAACCGTGCGCGCCGACTTGCCCAGCGAAATGCGTGACCCTACCGTGACCAAGGCATCTACTGCTGGCCGCGTCATCATGACTTATACCGTAGAAGCGGCGGAAGATGGCAAGGACAGTAAAGTCGTGGCTGGTGAAAGCAGCAAGCCAGATGAACAAGAGCTTAGCTGGTTTGTTGATAACACCGTGGCAAAACGCTTGCGTGCCGTACCTGGTGTTGGTGCAGTCAGGCGCATGGGTGGTGTCAGCCGTGAAGTGCGGGTTGAACTTGATACTGACAAAATGGCTGCACTCAATGTTGCAGCTGTTGATGTTTCCCGTCGTTTGAAGCTGGTGCAGCAAGAGGCACCGGGTGGTCGTGGTGATGTCAGTGGGGCCGAGCAATCCGTGCGCACCATTGCCACCGTCAAGACAGCGGCTGAGCTGGCTGTACTGGATATTCCCTTGCCAGATGGCAGGCATATACGCCTTGATCAGGTGGCGCGCGTACTTGATACCGTCAGCGAGCCACGCTCTGTGGCAACACTCGATGGCAAACCCGTGGTCGGCTTTGAAGTGTTCCGTACCAAGGGTGCCAGTGAAGTTGATGTCGCCAGGGGTTCACATGCCGCAGTCGATGAATTGCAGGCTGCGCATCCGAACATGAAGTTTCATGAAGCCATAGACAATGCCCAACCGGTAGAAGAAAACTTCGATGGCTCGATGGACTTGCTGTACGAAGGTGCATTGCTGGCTATCCTGGTGGTATTCTGGTTCTTGCGTGACTGGCGTGCAACGCTGGTGGCTGCTGCTGCCTTGCCCTTGTCCGTGATACCTACTTTCCTCGGCCTCAAGTATTTTGGTTATACCCTCAACACCGTGACCTTGTTGTCCCTCGCTTTGGTGGTGGGTGTGCTGGTTGATGATGCGATTGTGGAAATTGAAAACATTGCCCGCCATTTGCACATGGGTAAAACACCAATGGAGGCGGCAACCGAAGCGGCTGATGAAATCGGCATGGCGGTGATTGCCACCACCTTTGCCCTGGTAGCAGTATTCTTGCCAACGGCCTTCATGGGTGGCGTGCCAGGCCTGTTCTTCAAGCAGTTTGGCTGGACGGCGGTGATTGCGATCCTGGCTTCGCTGGTAGTGGCACGTTTGCTGACGCCGATGATGGCGGCTTACATCATGAAGTCGCCCAAGCCCGGCAAGTCTGGCGAACATGGTCAGGCCGATGGCTGGCTCATGACACGCTATATGAAAACCATGCAGTGGTGCCTGCGTCACCGCTTCATCACAATGGCGGCTGCCACGGTATTTTTTGTCTGCTCGATTGCCTTGGTAGGTTTGCTGCCAACCGGTTTCGTTCCCTCTGCAGACCGCGCACAAACACAGGTCAATATCGAGCTGCCACCGGGCAGTACTCTGGCAGAAACCCGTGCCGTCGCTGAGCAAGCCCGGATCGCCATCATGAAGAACAAGGAGATTATCAATGTCTTCAGTTCTATCGGTGGTGGTTCAAGTGGCGATGCTTTTGCGCCAGGCGCGGCAGCGGAAGCACGACGCGCAGTCTTGACGGTGACCGCAGTACACAGAAATAAACGCAAAGATTCGATCGCGGATATTGACGCCAAAATCCGTACCGGGATAGCAGATATTTCTGGTGCCAGGTTTACTGTTGGCCCACCGGATACTGGCGTCAAGATGCAACTGGTCTTGCAAAGTGAAGACCCCTTGGCTTTGCTTGAAGCAGCACAAAAAGTGGAGAGGGAATTGCGTACACTCAAAGGTGTGGGTAATGTCAGTTCCAGTGCTTCACTGGTGCGCCCTGAGATTATCGTGCGCCCCGATTCAGCCAGGGCAGCGGACCTGGGTGTGACAGCTTCTTCTATAGGTGAAACTGTGCGTGTGGCGACAGCAGGTGATTATGACCAGGCTTTGCCAAAGCTGAATCTGTCACAACGCCAGGTGCCTATCCGCGTCAAGTTGCCAGACAGCTTCAGGGCAAACCTGGCTGAGATAGAGCGTTTGACCGTGCCTGGTAAAAATGGCCCTGTCATGTTGGGTAGCGTTGCTACTGTCACCATGGAATCTGGCCCCGCGCAGATAGACCGTTTGAACCGCAAGCGCAATGTGACGCTGGATGTAGAGCTGGGCAGCCGTCAGTTGGGTGAAGTCAATGAAGAAGCGCGCGCCTTGCCGAGCATGAAAAACCTGCCACCGTCAGTCAGTATTGCTGAGCTTGGCGATGCGCAGGAGATGCAGGCCCTGTTTGCCAGCTTCGGTATCGCCATGTTGATTGGTGTGCTGTGTATCTATGGCGTGTTGGTTCTGCTGTTCAAGGATTTCCTGCAACCGGTGACTATCCTGGCTGCCTTGCCTTTGAGTATAGGTGGTGCCTTCGTGGCCTTGCTGGTGACAGGGCGTGCCTTGTCCATGCCATCGATGATAGGTCTGATCATGCTCATGGGTATCGTCACCAAGAACTCTATCCTGCTGGTTGATTATGCGGTGCTGGCAAGGGAAGCAGGCATGAGCCGTTTTGATGCCCTGGTCGATGCCTGCCACAAGCGTAGCCGCCCCATCATCATGACAACGATAGCCATGGGGGCAGGCATGATGCCGCTGGCCCTGGGCTGGGGTGCTGACCCCAGCTTCCGCTCGCCGATGGCAATTGCAGTAATCGGTGGTTTGATTACCTCAACTCTGTTGAGCTTGTTGGTGGTGCCCGCAGTGTTCACCTACATTGATGACTTTGAGCATTTACTGGGAAAAATCAGGCGCAAACTATCTGGCAAGTCTGCTGCTGCCATCGCAACAGAAGCAAGTTGA
- a CDS encoding efflux RND transporter periplasmic adaptor subunit, with product MMKFISRKPLSLSLAGMIAVGAGGVWLSATSNAADEPPKAASASAPAAKVKPALTVTTTKASSGNLVIKLAANGSVAAWQEALIGSEATGLRIQELHANIGDVVQRGQLLVSFASETVKADLALAQASLAEAQANLADAAANAERTRALQTSGALSAQQVGQYLTAEQTAKARVESAKASVEAQQLRMRHTRVLAPDSGIITARAATLGSVVGNGAELFRMIRQGRLEWRAEVTASEMAKIVPGTEAVVTAPGGTQWKGKVRVVSPTVDAQTRMGLVYVDLVPDANSTAKPQAATASLAFKPGMYAKGEFVMGSSQALTIPQQAVVVRDGFSYAFRLNADGRVTQIKLHTGRRVSNAQGDLVEVVSGLNADSTIVSSGAGFLNDGDTVKVVAATKPANAAAASAATVAAVKN from the coding sequence ATGATGAAATTCATTTCACGCAAACCATTATCCCTGAGCCTGGCTGGCATGATCGCTGTTGGCGCCGGTGGCGTCTGGCTGTCAGCGACATCCAATGCGGCTGATGAACCGCCCAAGGCAGCCAGTGCCTCTGCACCTGCCGCCAAGGTCAAGCCGGCGTTGACAGTGACGACGACTAAGGCCAGCAGCGGCAATCTCGTCATTAAACTCGCCGCCAATGGCAGTGTCGCTGCCTGGCAGGAAGCCTTGATCGGTTCAGAAGCAACAGGTCTGCGCATACAGGAGTTGCATGCCAATATAGGTGATGTGGTGCAGCGCGGCCAGTTACTGGTCAGCTTTGCCAGCGAAACCGTCAAAGCTGATTTGGCATTGGCACAAGCCAGCCTGGCAGAAGCGCAGGCCAATCTTGCTGATGCCGCAGCCAATGCAGAGCGTACCCGCGCCTTGCAAACCAGCGGCGCACTCAGTGCCCAACAAGTAGGCCAATACCTGACGGCAGAACAAACCGCCAAAGCCAGGGTGGAATCGGCCAAGGCCAGCGTAGAAGCACAGCAATTGCGCATGCGTCATACCCGCGTTCTTGCGCCCGACAGCGGCATCATCACGGCGCGTGCAGCTACCCTGGGTTCTGTCGTCGGTAATGGCGCAGAATTATTCCGCATGATACGTCAGGGCCGCCTGGAATGGCGTGCTGAGGTAACAGCCAGTGAAATGGCAAAAATAGTGCCGGGTACAGAAGCCGTCGTTACCGCACCTGGCGGCACGCAATGGAAAGGCAAGGTCAGGGTGGTATCACCGACAGTAGATGCACAAACCAGGATGGGGCTGGTGTATGTTGATCTGGTGCCAGACGCAAACAGTACAGCCAAACCACAGGCAGCCACGGCCTCTCTGGCATTCAAGCCTGGCATGTATGCCAAGGGTGAATTTGTGATGGGTAGCTCACAAGCCTTGACCATACCACAACAGGCAGTGGTGGTGAGGGATGGCTTCAGCTATGCCTTCCGCCTTAATGCTGATGGTCGCGTCACACAAATCAAATTGCATACCGGGCGTAGGGTATCCAATGCACAAGGCGATCTGGTGGAAGTGGTTTCTGGGTTGAATGCAGACAGCACGATTGTTTCCAGCGGCGCAGGCTTCCTCAATGATGGCGATACGGTAAAAGTTGTGGCCGCAACCAAGCCAGCCAATGCTGCTGCAGCCAGCGCAGCCACAGTAGCTGCCGTAAAAAACTAA
- a CDS encoding efflux transporter outer membrane subunit yields the protein MTIRRSILIPVIAVALTACSTASPVTSSNGSVPAQWQAVLPATEKNTDLRNWWQANGDASLLELIESAQKVSPTIAQAWSRIETARAARVASGATLLPSLDAVANATRAKNQPGMPVATTSQAGLQTAWEIDVFGANRATNQAAQAELEGTQALWHDARISVAAEVAQLYFSVISCQQTADLTWQDAKSRAETARLTELSAQAGMSSSATSALARASAAEGNSRAIQQAALCDLDVKALVALTAKPEPELRQLLTIAQASFKNLLPLAVTTLPAQLLAQRPDVYAAEKEVATASAQVGAAEAHRYPRLTLSGSIGTMRYDVAGSTTRMDTWSVGPLALTLPIFNGGQTTANIEAAKARYLNASSNYHGKVRQAVREVEEALVNLNSTDARRLDSEISAKGYDQVLQATAQRYNKGMASLLELEDTRRSAFASQSALIALQLERNRAWIALYRALGGGWDLDAQAATQPQTNS from the coding sequence ATGACTATACGACGTTCCATTTTAATTCCTGTCATTGCCGTAGCGCTGACAGCATGTTCGACCGCCAGTCCGGTTACATCCAGTAATGGCAGCGTGCCTGCACAATGGCAAGCGGTATTGCCAGCTACCGAAAAAAATACTGATTTGCGCAACTGGTGGCAAGCCAATGGTGATGCCAGTTTGCTGGAGCTGATCGAGTCGGCACAGAAGGTAAGCCCGACCATTGCACAGGCCTGGTCACGCATAGAAACAGCCAGGGCAGCAAGAGTTGCCAGTGGCGCTACACTGTTACCTTCGCTTGACGCAGTTGCCAATGCAACTCGGGCAAAAAACCAGCCAGGTATGCCAGTTGCCACCACGTCGCAAGCTGGCTTGCAGACAGCTTGGGAAATCGATGTGTTTGGCGCCAACCGCGCCACTAATCAGGCTGCCCAGGCAGAATTGGAAGGTACGCAGGCGCTTTGGCATGATGCGCGGATATCGGTAGCGGCTGAAGTAGCGCAACTGTATTTCTCTGTCATCAGTTGCCAGCAAACGGCAGACCTGACCTGGCAAGACGCCAAGTCACGCGCAGAAACTGCCAGGCTGACTGAACTCAGTGCCCAGGCAGGCATGTCCTCCAGTGCGACATCCGCACTGGCACGCGCCAGCGCTGCCGAAGGTAATAGTCGTGCCATACAACAGGCCGCATTGTGCGACCTAGATGTAAAGGCCCTGGTCGCACTGACTGCCAAACCAGAGCCTGAGCTCAGGCAATTGCTGACAATTGCCCAGGCCAGTTTTAAGAACCTGCTGCCTTTGGCTGTTACCACCTTGCCTGCACAATTGTTGGCACAAAGACCGGACGTATACGCGGCCGAGAAAGAAGTGGCAACCGCCAGTGCCCAGGTCGGTGCTGCAGAAGCACATCGCTATCCACGTCTGACGCTCAGCGGTTCCATCGGTACCATGCGCTATGACGTTGCGGGCAGTACGACGAGGATGGATACCTGGTCAGTCGGCCCTCTGGCTTTGACCTTGCCGATATTCAATGGCGGCCAGACCACGGCCAATATTGAAGCTGCCAAGGCACGCTACCTGAATGCCAGCAGCAATTATCACGGCAAGGTCAGGCAGGCGGTACGCGAGGTCGAAGAAGCGCTGGTGAACCTGAACAGCACAGACGCCCGTCGCCTTGATTCTGAAATTTCAGCCAAGGGATATGACCAGGTTTTACAGGCAACGGCGCAGCGTTACAACAAGGGTATGGCCAGCTTGCTGGAACTCGAAGATACAAGGCGCAGCGCCTTCGCTTCACAGTCTGCCCTGATCGCCTTGCAGCTGGAAAGAAATCGTGCCTGGATCGCGCTATATCGTGCGCTTGGCGGTGGCTGGGACTTGGATGCGCAGGCTGCTACCCAACCACAGACAAATTCCTGA
- a CDS encoding CerR family C-terminal domain-containing protein: MKIPSQKKTAAQQAQRAQPDSQVSTPDGKILRVDGMEARTRLLDAALILFAEKGYAKTSIREIAKAADVNISAISYYFSDKAGLYHAVFNDPRTNPNVDPAIFEADVADMRAVLLKLISTFTDSLKQGEIMETCMKLHFREMLEPTGLWVEEVDTVIKPSHQGFVRLLCRYLGITKADDDVHRLAISITGLAISLLISGDVIQATRPALIAKPKAIDAYASRLVDYAIAMCEDEKRRRLIAKTDTDKLTSPTAI; encoded by the coding sequence ATGAAAATACCCAGTCAGAAAAAAACCGCAGCGCAACAAGCTCAGCGGGCCCAGCCAGATAGCCAGGTTTCTACTCCTGATGGAAAGATTTTGCGTGTCGATGGCATGGAGGCGCGTACACGTCTGCTGGATGCGGCCCTGATCTTGTTTGCCGAAAAAGGCTATGCCAAAACCTCGATACGTGAAATTGCCAAGGCGGCCGACGTCAATATTTCTGCCATCAGCTATTATTTTTCTGATAAAGCCGGTTTGTACCATGCAGTGTTCAATGACCCGCGTACCAATCCAAATGTCGATCCTGCGATATTTGAAGCGGACGTTGCAGACATGCGTGCTGTTTTGCTGAAACTGATCAGCACTTTTACCGATTCGCTAAAGCAGGGCGAAATCATGGAAACCTGCATGAAGCTGCATTTCCGCGAAATGCTGGAACCCACAGGCCTGTGGGTGGAAGAAGTTGACACCGTCATCAAGCCTTCGCACCAGGGCTTTGTCAGACTTTTGTGCCGCTATCTTGGCATCACCAAGGCAGATGATGATGTACACAGGCTGGCGATTTCAATTACCGGCCTGGCGATTTCACTGCTGATCAGCGGTGACGTGATACAGGCGACCAGACCGGCGTTGATCGCCAAACCCAAGGCAATTGATGCTTATGCTTCGCGCCTGGTCGATTACGCTATCGCCATGTGTGAAGATGAAAAGCGGCGCCGCTTGATAGCAAAAACTGACACTGATAAATTAACTTCTCCGACAGCGATATGA
- a CDS encoding methyl-accepting chemotaxis protein, which produces MTLLTSPAIHLLRNFKIAHKLSFVALAFAVPLLVVLALLFQNLREDVLQTQAKQVAIKSIAAKNDLRLLIQKQRALQHMRLLGNKQLTASITENQGKINALLKQTDQASPTKNLWATLLAKEPQFKSAESFIEYTKLLNSLELEMAEIANSSKLALDSDLTTHQLVSIYINTLPQIEEKLSVIAGRGAAYIDTGLFEAGEDVMLNSLHMLVKLNLSELAMSMQNLGGYGEAYASTNTTMQASIADAKKFLERSQDEVLASVNQSSGDAFLQAGTDNLNKLAATKTAIAGLIASNLAQKIEKANQYAWQMSAGIILLLLIASYLLMAIYQALTMDVNTLTKAIAETAAGNLQNRVSSNGKDELAQLINSVGRMNVELSNLVANIRHSAQTVDIIAREIHDENTDLASRTESQASSLQQTASAIDELTATITENAGNLAQANSLMHSSAERVQQGLEVMESSILSMQTVSASSKKITEIIGVMDGIAFQTNILALNAAVEAARAGQEGRGFAVVAAEVRNLAQRSANAAKEIKGLIASSGQAVEAGSKMINTAGQTMRNIADNVEVVTELIKQIAKASQEQSTGISDVNQAIGDIDQITQDNTRLVEMASESTAKLEEQAASLGAAVSAFKTLEVVTTEAQRLHLASSTEDRLALTVAKVHGTRVEEKKKLAA; this is translated from the coding sequence ATGACCCTGCTTACCTCCCCCGCCATACACCTGCTACGCAATTTTAAAATTGCCCACAAGCTCAGTTTTGTCGCCCTTGCCTTTGCTGTGCCCTTGCTTGTAGTGCTGGCTCTGCTGTTTCAAAACCTGCGTGAAGATGTATTGCAAACGCAGGCAAAGCAAGTCGCGATTAAAAGCATCGCGGCAAAAAATGATCTGCGCCTGCTGATACAAAAACAGCGCGCCCTGCAACACATGCGACTGCTGGGTAACAAACAACTCACAGCCAGCATCACTGAAAACCAGGGCAAGATAAACGCCCTGCTAAAACAAACTGATCAGGCCAGCCCGACCAAAAATCTGTGGGCTACGCTACTGGCAAAAGAGCCACAATTCAAGTCAGCAGAAAGTTTTATTGAATATACCAAGCTGTTAAATTCGCTGGAACTTGAGATGGCAGAAATTGCCAATAGTTCAAAGCTGGCACTGGACAGTGATTTAACAACCCATCAACTGGTCAGCATCTATATCAATACCCTGCCGCAGATAGAAGAGAAGTTGTCCGTCATTGCCGGTCGTGGTGCGGCTTACATAGACACAGGTTTGTTTGAGGCTGGCGAAGATGTGATGCTCAATTCTCTGCACATGCTGGTAAAGCTGAACTTATCCGAGCTTGCCATGAGCATGCAGAATCTGGGTGGGTATGGGGAAGCCTATGCATCAACAAACACCACCATGCAGGCCAGCATTGCTGACGCAAAAAAATTCCTCGAGCGTTCACAGGATGAAGTACTGGCATCCGTCAATCAAAGCAGCGGTGATGCATTCCTCCAGGCAGGTACAGATAATCTGAACAAACTGGCCGCGACCAAAACAGCGATAGCTGGCCTTATCGCAAGCAATCTGGCGCAAAAAATTGAAAAGGCTAATCAATATGCCTGGCAAATGTCCGCAGGCATTATCTTACTCTTGCTGATCGCCAGTTATCTTCTGATGGCGATCTATCAGGCCTTAACGATGGACGTCAATACCTTGACAAAAGCAATCGCAGAAACTGCCGCCGGCAATTTACAGAACCGCGTCAGCAGCAACGGCAAAGATGAACTGGCGCAGTTAATCAATTCCGTCGGCAGGATGAATGTGGAGTTGAGTAACCTGGTCGCCAATATCCGCCACAGCGCACAAACGGTGGATATCATTGCGAGGGAAATTCACGATGAAAACACCGACCTGGCCAGCCGCACTGAGAGCCAGGCCAGCTCCCTGCAGCAGACAGCCTCTGCAATTGACGAACTGACCGCCACCATTACCGAGAATGCTGGCAACCTGGCGCAAGCAAACAGCCTTATGCATAGCTCGGCTGAACGCGTGCAACAAGGGCTGGAAGTCATGGAGAGCAGCATCTTGTCCATGCAAACCGTCAGTGCAAGCTCCAAAAAAATTACTGAAATCATCGGCGTCATGGATGGCATTGCCTTCCAGACCAATATCCTGGCACTGAATGCTGCCGTGGAAGCTGCCAGGGCTGGTCAGGAAGGCCGCGGCTTTGCCGTAGTGGCTGCAGAAGTACGCAACCTGGCACAACGCAGCGCGAATGCAGCAAAAGAGATTAAGGGCCTGATCGCTTCTTCAGGCCAGGCAGTGGAAGCTGGCAGCAAAATGATTAACACGGCAGGCCAGACCATGCGCAATATTGCCGACAATGTGGAGGTGGTGACCGAACTCATCAAACAAATCGCCAAAGCCAGCCAGGAACAAAGTACAGGAATTTCTGACGTGAACCAGGCGATAGGCGATATTGATCAAATCACACAAGATAATACCCGGCTGGTGGAAATGGCGAGTGAATCTACTGCAAAGCTGGAAGAACAGGCTGCCTCCCTCGGTGCTGCAGTCAGCGCATTCAAAACTCTGGAGGTGGTCACCACAGAAGCGCAGCGACTACATCTGGCCAGCAGCACTGAGGACCGCTTGGCGCTGACAGTAGCTAAAGTACATGGGACAAGAGTAGAAGAGAAGAAAAAACTGGCAGCATAA
- a CDS encoding MerR family transcriptional regulator, whose protein sequence is MTEIKIESFVLPPIPAKRYFTIGEVGELCGVKPHVLRYWEQEFTQLKPVKRRGNRRYYQHHEVLLIRRIRELLYEQGFTINGARNKLNVNGGHAESASNEPVEEPVNLHQIRDELQSILGLLKV, encoded by the coding sequence ATGACTGAAATCAAGATTGAGTCTTTTGTACTGCCGCCCATCCCGGCCAAGCGGTATTTTACGATAGGCGAAGTTGGTGAATTGTGTGGCGTTAAACCGCATGTCCTGCGTTATTGGGAGCAGGAATTTACGCAACTGAAGCCGGTCAAGCGTCGCGGTAACCGCCGTTATTATCAGCATCATGAAGTGCTGCTGATACGCCGTATCCGCGAATTATTATATGAGCAGGGTTTTACCATCAATGGCGCGAGAAATAAACTCAACGTCAATGGCGGTCATGCGGAGTCGGCATCCAATGAGCCAGTTGAAGAACCGGTGAATCTGCATCAGATCAGGGATGAATTGCAATCCATCCTGGGTTTGCTGAAGGTCTGA
- a CDS encoding integration host factor subunit alpha, producing the protein MNDVISAEFQSVLDADLNRAMQEARARSQAEKELPTLTKAELAELLFEHVGLNKREAKDMVETFFDEIRDALERGEAVKLSGFGNFQLRDKPQRPGRNPKTGEEIPITARRVVTFHASQKLKGMVDDVGNQPLAHAA; encoded by the coding sequence ATGAATGATGTGATTTCCGCCGAGTTCCAGTCGGTGCTGGATGCTGATTTGAATCGCGCAATGCAGGAAGCCCGGGCGCGGTCACAGGCGGAAAAGGAATTGCCTACCTTGACCAAGGCAGAATTGGCCGAGCTCCTGTTTGAACATGTAGGTTTGAACAAGCGCGAAGCCAAGGACATGGTAGAAACTTTTTTTGATGAAATCCGTGATGCACTGGAAAGGGGCGAGGCCGTCAAGTTGTCCGGCTTTGGCAATTTCCAGTTGCGTGACAAGCCGCAACGTCCTGGTCGCAATCCTAAAACCGGTGAAGAAATTCCTATTACTGCACGTCGTGTCGTCACTTTCCATGCCAGCCAGAAACTCAAGGGCATGGTCGATGATGTCGGTAATCAACCTCTTGCCCATGCTGCCTGA